GGATATGATCTAATTGACTTCCTTGAGGTCACACAGGGAACTGAACTtgcacttctttttaaaagctgatagGTGAGGTAAGACATAGAGTAAATTACTTGCTAAGAATTGGTAACGTCCTCGGCAGAAGCCATGACCATTTTGCACCTCTGTGCCACCAGCAGTCAAGCgtctgctgctcttttttttcccttcttagtATTTAAGCCACGGCTGCAGTGTAATGCTACTGGAgatacaggaaagaaattaatccATTGCATTTTTATCAAGACGACATCTGGGGGAGGTTCATTTGTAGGAGCTCGCCCTGTTTTTTCAgtcctgctggcagctgcttctctggCTGCTTATTAGGCATCAGAAGGGATGCGGGATGCTTGCTGCTTAGCATAAGATATGTAGACATGCTGCAATAGTGATAGAGCCAAAACAATCAGGAGGGCGGAAAATTGCTTGAGGGCATTAATCGAACAGCATGGACAAACTGATATTGCAACAGCTTTGTGAAAGGTGCTTGGTTTTTGACCCTAAGCATCCAATTCTTATGCTGTTAGAGACTCCACTTAATTTGGTTACATATGTGCAAAAGCAGCTAAggtttgggagctgggctgTTGCAGATGGGTAGGTGCAAGAACACAGGGTGGCAGCGTTTGAGATCCAGctcttgtttttgttgttgacTAAATCTACAGAAACTCCTTGGCAGTCAGCAATTATGTTGTTTAAGTGGCTGCAGAGATCAGTCAGGACTTTCAGCCCCAAACTGTAGAGGTACACAGTGAAATAAACAGCAACTGTCCGTGTCCCAGGTCCCTTTGCAGTTGTAGATGGGCTGCATGGGAAGAGCTGGCTGGCTTTGACCAGTTTGTGTGATTCTCAGAAGGACTACTTGTGTTTCAGGCTGGGGCGATTCAATAGGCAGCCCATCAGAGAGGGGAATGACCTACGATGCCCTTCATGTCTTCGACTGGATAAAAGCAAGAAGCGGAGACAACCCTGTCTATATATGGGGACACTCCTTGGGCACAGGGTAAGCATCTGATCTCTGTGGGACTTAGcagcttctgaaaaacattaaacacTGACCTTGGATGAAGGTGCTGTTTGCCATAATCCCCAGGCTGGCTTGGCTTGGAGTCTGTGGCACAATTGCTGCAGAGTAGCTTCACCTGTGCACTCTACAGAGTGAGAAGGGCTGCAGTGAATGACTGTGCAGGAATTGATCTTGAACTTTCATTGCCCAGAGGGTTACACTGGAAGAAAGACACTTAGAATAATATAATGCAGATTGACCAAAGGGAGACAAAGTGGGACTGCACTGATCTCTTCCTGTGGTGAACCTATGTCTATACGTCTTTCAGAGCTGAACATCAGGCTTCTTTGATACTCTGAAAGAGTATCTCAAGACCAGTTGCACGTGCATGTGACTTGTCCTTACAAAACGTTTTCCTCCTGTCCTGGCAAACATGCCGTGTGTAATCAGTACTCATGCAGATGCCTGCATGACTACACTGCTGGCCATCTGTGACATTTATGTGGTCATGCCTGGCACAGGATGTTCAGAGTGTCAGGTGCCTTTGCCTGCATGTTTTTaactttccttcttcctccctttgcGTTGCTGTCTGGAGGTGGGTCGTGTTCAGCAGACAGCACGTGCTGTTAGCCCCTTGGtttgcagaggagcagagggcaAACACAAGAGCTACTTTTGAGTTAAGCTATATGCAGATTAAACTATTTGAGACCACAGCATCTTGCCTTGCTGTCCAACAGCTGTGTTGCTGGGACAGGGAGGTATTTCAGGATAGTGCCTCTTCATTGCTGTGATACTAAATATCCTGCTTTGTTTGAGAGAAGGCAAAGGCTTTTCCTTTTGGCTCTTCCTCTAAATTTTTGCCATGTTCAGGATCCCTTTCTGGGTCAGAGCATGCTTGTGACGTCTCCCAGTGCACTGCAATCTGAGTGGCCTGGGACTGTGGTTCCCAGCTGAGTTCCCTGGTGACCATAGCCAGGCTGGAGTTTGAGGTTTTTGAAATATGCTGTGCTTGGAGGATTCAGCAACTTTGGAAATATCCCTGCCCCATTAGGGAGATGCATGGGGGAGACCTTGCTGCTTTCTGACCCAGCTATGGAAACTTCTTGCAGTGTCACCCTCGAccctgctctccagctgcctggaACACAGCACCCCTCTGCCCATACCCCTGCATTCCCCTATTTCTTGCTCAGCCCTTGTGGTCTGGGGGTAAGAGGCTGTGTCATACAGCTGCAGTTATGCTGGGAGCCTGAGAGCCACCTTAAAGGAGGTCCTTCCATGTGGCTACATGGTGTGCTGCTTCCTTGGACTTGTTCACTTACCTAAATGCAGGCACTTGACGGCATTTGAGACAGTTGGGTATGGGAGACCTGTGGGAACCGAAGTCATTGTGGGCTGGCTGCTCAGACCTCAGTCAGTGTGAGGCATCGACGTTACAGCAGTTGAGTTGTACCTCTGCTACCTACTACCATTAGAGCCTGGTGCTTTGCAGAGGGCCTGTGCCAGATTAAATgctcattgtttttctttccagggtCGCAACAAATCTAGTGAGGCGCCTTTGTGAGAGAGGTAAGTCTCTGGTGGGTGGATGCTCTTCCCACCCAGCCTGGGTCCTGCTGGCATCCCAAATTTCCACATGTTTGTGGTTGTGACAAGGCTGTCCTTGGCACACCATGGTGGCAGCTGCTCTCATAAGGCAGACGCTGACCTTGCTGGCTATCTGCACCCCTGCATTTCAGCGCATTGCCTTCGGCTTTTCAGAAACACCTCCGGATGCCCTGATACTGGAATCTCCATTCACCAACATACGGGAGGAGGCGCGAAGTCACCCTTTTTCTGTGGCAAGTACACAGTGGCTCTCTTACAAGTGGCATGTGATTGTATGCTTAGAAATTAACCTTCAGAAGTGACGTAGCTGAGCTAACTGCATGACTTGTGGGACAGCAGTGATATTTATAAGCATCAGGGGTAAAAAGCTGCACTTAGGGCAGCTCTTGGGAACATTACTACAATAAGCCAGTACCAGAGCCtgcttaaagaaaacagaaactgggATCAGAAAGGGCAGTAAATGTAGGAAGGGGAAGATAGactctgctctcagcagtgGATAGCCTGTTCTTCTTGTGTTGTAGCTTCTCTGTTGCAGGAAGCTATTTTGTGGGTTGTAAGAAAAGCGACGGCAGAGCTGGGCTTCTCTTGGTCACTACCCCATCTGTGTGGCTGCTTAGTGCTTGTGTGGTTTCCCTGGGGAATTTACTCTGATGTGGACACCTCTTCCATCTGGCATGGCTGCGAGTTGGCTCTGAACTGAGCAGATGCCCACACCAGGTGTTGGATGTGGCCGGGCTGGTGAGGTGCCCTGGGATAAAGCTCTCTTCCAGGAACACTTGCCAGCATGATACCTAGAGACCTTGACCATACAAGCACCCAGAGAGCCTGCTCCTGAGCAGGCTGATAAGATGGGCCTGAAACAGGAGAGGAACAATAATGCTGGTGGAAACACGGACCATCTCACTTCAGAGAGCGCAGCCAGCAGCCAAGGGATGTTACTGGGATGGCAGTGGCCTGCCTCATTACTGCTGTTTGTGTAACTGTCCTGCTGGTGCCTGCCACTAACACAAATCTTTCCTCTCAGATATACAGATACTTCCCTGGGTTTGACTGGTTCTTCCTTGACCCCATCACGACAAGTGGAATTAAATTTGCAAACGATGAGAAGTGAGTTCCCTCTTTGCTGGGGTTTCAGCTGTGGCTGTAGTGAGTGAGCCATGGCAAGCATCAAGGAGGATAGATGTCAGACTgcactctctgcttttttttcttcttgttgaaGCATTATACTTGCTGAAGGGATTTCAGTTACTCTCACAGCCCTGAGTGCAAGATGGCTTTGCACTGTGGAGCTTGctctttttcagttgttcttAATAAGGCCAGATGCAACAGAGAGCACAGAGTACTCAGGGATATGCTAATTTGGTCCATGTGATTTATGCTTTTCAAGTGTATGTTATGTGTTAAACAGTAGCATTGGGGCATTGAAGGTTTGGGAAGATTTCTCTGCTGACACAAGCCACTCTGTGTGTAATAACATTGTCTCTTTTCACTGAGCCTTTCTTTCAAGAGCCTGAGCATTTGTGAGTTTGGTTTGCAGTACTGCAAACCAAACCAGACCTTGGGGGATGGTGCTTTGCAGTGGGGTGAGACACTTTTCTCTGGTCTAAATAGCAAATAGCTTTTGCAAGGATGCATTTCACTAGTGAATTTACTATAGAGCAAATGAATGGGGCCCAGATAATAGTGTTTTCAAGATCTGAACTGCAGTTAATGACCCCCAGGACATGTTTGTCATTGCAGTTTCCTTGAAAATCCAAGTGTGTTGGTGTTAGAGAGTGATGGGATTGCTCTGAGCCTTTGTGACATTGCTGTCTCTTTTACAGTGTGAAATACAtttcctgctccctgctcaTCCTTCATGCTGAGGATGACCCGGTGGTACCATTTCAACTGGGAAAGAAGGTACACGTGTGGCTCTGAGAATTGATCTGGTGGGGGGAACTGGTGCAGATAGAATGACAACCCAGCCAGGCAAAAAGTCAGCAATAGGAAGGTGTATGTAGAAATGCATAGCCCAAAGGGACTACAAATTCTGTGGTGCTGGAGGTTGCAAATCAGTAGTGAAGTGGAGCTAGAGCTAGCAAAGCTGGTCAAGCCAGGGCCCATAACCCACCCCTGAGAGGTGTGCTGGTTTGGCAGGGGTAGCTGGTTTGGAGTGATATGTGTCCCTTACCTGCCTCCCCTTGAACTCAGCTTTACAACATTGCTGCAACATCACGGAGTTTCCGAGACTACAAGGTGCAGTTTGTTCCATTCCACACAGACCTCGGCTACCGGCACAAGTACATCTACAGGAGTCCAGAGCTACCTCGAATACTGCGGTAACAGCCAAGCTAACCGGGGTCTCCTCTGGCTTTGGGGAGGGGGCCTGGGGCTTTGGGGCACACTGTGACATTTGCCCAGGAGCGGCAAGAGAGATGTGTAACAGGCGCCTGTACTGGGCAGCTTTTCTGAAAACCCCTTTAGTCTCCAGAGTGGGTGAGATACTGGGGCTGGCTTAGCACAAAGTCAGAGCTCTCCACCTCCCTGCAAAGCAGGTTTTGGGAAGGCTGCTCTTCTCCCACAGAAAGCTGGGAGCACTTCTCTCTGGCTCATCTGTGCTGTGAGCTGGATGCTCTGGAGGAGTTGTCTGCAGAGCAGCTACTTCTGCTTGCCTCTTCTAGTGGGAGCCCCTGATGAGTGAGAGCAAAGTTTAGTGCTGTCACCTGTAGCTGCAAATGCTCAAGCCCTAGTATTTGCCAGGGGGATGGGAAGACTTGCAGACTGCAGCATGCACCGAAGTGTGGGAGAGCCGAGTGTCACTGCTGTGTCATTTCCTTTCCTAGGGAATTCCTGGGAAAATCTGAACATGAGCATCATCACTGAAGACTGGTTGCTTGGCAGcacagattttcctttctttccttcctctgtctccttttcctcccccctccctgtgGGTCAGTCTGCCATTCTTCCATCCCTGGCACTAGAGGAGGTCAGGGATTCCCACTCTGGTCCTGATGTGTACCTTTGGCAACTCCAGCTCCTGGCATCAGCGTCTGCGATGGTAGAAGGAAGTTGTTGACTTCTCTTTTGACACGGATGGAGGGGTGATAACAGCCCAGGAGCCAGTACCAAACCGTGAAAAATGTAAGCACAACAAAGCCTGGCCAGTCCGGTGTGGTACTGCTGAGGACAGACATTCCTAGGACACGTGTGTCATGACCAAGGgtgtttcttttacttttaaacaCTGTTGCTGTTTTTGGTTCATGTAGAGACTCATTTGTAGGTGAatgggttttgctgttgttaCCACAGTTGTCTTGTTTGAGTTTGAGGTGTTCTCTTTCTAGGAAATACATGTTTagcctttcctttttgctaAGTGGCTGTAATTACAAATACATGGAAGATCCAGGTGGTGAGAGATATTTTTATTGAGCTCTTCAGTCACAATGTGTTGCAAGTGTTGGGCAAATTGCAcacatttggaaataaaatgaaagatttttttttgttcttccttttcaaaCATCTGGTTAATGGAAAAGGTTAGTGCCCTTTTATCTTTCTGTACCCTTTTCCTTCTGAACATAATTtctgctcccatccctgctATCCTCTGTGGAGCTCCTCCCATTCTTCACATGCACTTCCTATTAGGACTGAAGTGACTTATGTAGATAAATTGCAAACTTGGGAGTTTAGGCCGGAAAGCGTGAGATTACTTTTTTGCTTGATCTCCCCCTTCCATGAACGTGGGCCCAGGATGTGGGAATGGATGTCTTCCATTCTCCCTGTACGCACCCAGACAGACATGTGTTTCTTTTGGGTGGgaaaggcagggtttttttcctcaactaCCTTTTAACTCCTTAGGtcagatttttctgttcctggTGGCTCCACTGTTCCTCTGTACTTAAAATCAGGCAGTGGTATGCAGTTCTTGATGCAAAAGTAAGTCTGGGGTgtccctccccatctctccATCCACCTCCCTTCCATGCTCTGGGCATCCCAGGCACTTCCAGTAGCACTTCTCAGCCCATCTCACAGCCATGGTCAGAGCAcggtgtcatagaatcatagaatcatttaggttggaaaagacctttaagatcatccagtccaaccattaacctacactaccaagtccactctaaaccaatcaagggtagactagactaaaccatgtcccaaagtgccacgtctacctgttttttgaacgcttccagggatggtgactccaccacctctctgggcagcctgttccagtgcttgactaccctttccgtgaagaaatttttcctaatatccaacctaaacctcccttggcacagcttgagcccattttctcttgtcctattgctaactacttgggagaagagaccaacacacacctcactacaacctcctttcaggtagttgtaaagagcaataaggtctcccctcagcctcctcttctccagactaaacaaccccagttccctcagccgctcctcataaggcctgtgctccagacccttcaccagcttcgttgcccagGAACCGGAAGTGGAAATGAGCCTCTCCCACAGGAAGAGGTTCTGGGGATGTCCTTGCTGTGCTTGGGGCTGGAACAGGGGCTGTTTTATGCCACCAACGAGCTCTGCACTGAGATGGGAGAGGGTCATATGCTGACTCTGTGGTGTCTGGCTGAGGAcctggccctgctccctgtcagTCCATATAGACAATACCAGGTACTGTAGGTTTAGTCACTAGTGCTTAGAGTGAATTGTGCTGCCTGAAGGGTCTGTTCGGGGTGTACAGCATAGTATAAACTGCTACGCATGCATCCAAGTTATATCTGCAGGCTCATACTAGTTGCAAAGCAGACAGTAGCTTGTTCTTGTACTGAGATTCTTCTGCCATAGCGTGGTTGTCCCTGAGGTTTCTGATCTTGATACTCATAAGCTGTGCCACTTAAGTTACGTTTGACTCACTTGTATTTATTGCACtgacagaagagaaacacttaCTTGGCTCTGGAGAGCGATGTGCACATTCCAGCTAATGCTGCTGCCGGCAGCTGGCTTGGGGCAAAGCGCAGGCtgaggctggctggctgccGCCTCCTGTGTGACAGAGCTGAGGGTCCAGCACGTGAACCGCTGTTGTTGGCAATCCCAACACCGCCATTCCCGTTAGTAGGCCAGTGATACGCTTGGAAATGTAAACTGAAATGTTTATCTAAAAGTGGTGTAGTTTTAATAAAGGCATTGACTGCTGATCACTTTAGCTTTACCTGTTTTACCTGGCAGTTTTGGGGACTTTTTCCCCAGTTGGGCAGGTCAGCTGGGTGTGTGGCAGGGCTGCAGTAAGGTTGTGCATGGGAGATGAGCTTGCAGCTGGGACTGGGCAAGTCGTTGTGGCTGTTGCCAACTCTGGGTGAGTGGCTCTCCTGGAGCCCAGTGGGTCTGCAGCCGTAGTCTGGCTGCAGCCGAGGCTTTCCTTCTCCACTGGGGATGGGGGAAATGGGAGCTGCCCGTGGGACTTCTAGCACAGGAGCCCTGTGTGCCATTTGCACGGCAAACTACAACGCTGTAACACCCACCCCAGGCAACACCCCAGGGTGCAGGTAAGTGACTTTGGCCCTAGTTAGCCCGGTGCAGCCTCTGGTACCAGCTCCCTCCTGTACATCCTGTGCAGTGTGGCAAGACTGACCTTTCTGCCATGGACATGTTGCCCCCATGACAGCGCTGGCACCCCAGCACCATGCCAGCTGCAGGGGACCACATCCCCTGAAGCCACAGCTGGGGAAGGCCAGCATGGCTTCAGGTGTCATAGCCTGAACTTGTTGCAAGGTGAACCCACAGACATGGAGTAGTCACAAGTCAGCCTGAAGTCAAACCAGTCTGGTCATTTTAATGAGTTTGTGTCACACAAGGGAGTACTGGTGCACTACACAGCACTACGGGTGTTAAACGCTGACCCCGGCACCAGGAGGGACACATGGAGCAGCGTGACCCAGCTCTGGAGGGATGCAAGAGATGTGATGCATGTTCACACCCTGGGTAGCACCCAGCATGCAGCTGTGCCTGGCGAGCCAAGAGCCTGCTTGGGGCCTGCAGGGTCAGCCACCCAGCTGGCAGTGGCAGGTACAACCCTCTCTATGCAGACATGGAGGTTAAAAATCCCCGGAGTGGCTTGGTTACTGGGCTTTACTATGTCAAGCTCTGTGGCAAGGAAGTCGCTGATCCCAGGCCTGCTCTCCTCCTTGTGGCACACAGCATTTGACATTGCTGCCTGCACTAGGGCCAGCTGCTTTAACAGCCACCCCCACCTTCTCTAGGCgttgctggggaagggggtgacCAGAGGGGCAGACAGTGGTCTCTCCTTCCCCTAGTTTCAGGGCTGGCAGACCCACTGGAGGAGGATGCAAAAGACACTCTGTGTTGGCTAAACCCACTTGTGGGGCAGGGTCAAGGAGGACAGGCCAGGCTGCatgcagggggagaggggaataTTTAGTTGGAAAGCCCTTGTTAAGCATGGAGCACAGCTGTGGAAGACTTATTTGTGTCATCTCACTAAAAGCACTATGCAGCACATGCAGGCTGGATACATGGGTACAAACACAGGgtccttttctcctctcccccagctcctgTTCCTCAGTCAGGGCTCCTCCTCTGAGCATCCTTCTACCCCCCTGAGGGAAAGGCCttgtttctgcagagctgagcccATCTGACTGGTGTTAAAATGCAGGTGAGGCTGCCTGGGCTGGGAACccattcctccttccttccctctgtgcttGCATCAATCCCGGGGGAGGTTGGGTGGGGGGATTTTTGTGGCAGATGGCTCCACACCCCAGATCTCCTGGGCATACTCCGTGatggtcctgtcactggagaACTTGCCCGAGCATGCAATGTTCCTGATGACTTTCTTAGTCCACTCCCGGGGGtcctgggaagaggagaggcaATATCAGCAGTCAGTCCCTCACCCGGCTCTGTCCCGGCTCACAGCCTTGCAGGGCACCGGCTACGCACACTTGGCCGCTTTAAATGCCGCGGTGCGGGGCTGccaaagcagcaaaacctgccttgccctgccccATGCCCACACGATGTGGTGTCTGTAAGAGGGGCTCCGCAGGAGCACACGCATCCCAgctcccccctctccccgctGCACCGCCATGGCAAAGGACCCTGTCCCTCCCCCTCGGTAGTGGGCAGCTCTTACCATGAACAGCTGGTCCACTCGGCCTTGGCATTTAATGTAGGCCTCGTAGTCGGCAAACACCTTAAACCTGAAAGCCAAAGCAGAGTAAGGCTAGGGTTTGCTTGCTGTAGGGTGCCAGCCTGGCAGGACAGGGCAGCACAGCCATCTTCctgcgggcaggcagggcttAGCCCCTGCGCAGGGGGACCCAGGCCAGCTGGGAAGGAGgcctgggcaggctgagagcaGCACACCAAAGGGGACGCTTGCCAGGACTCACCTGTCATGGTACATGAGCATGTTCACAACGTCCCTGAAGCAACCGGGGTCTCGAGGGGAGAAAAAACCACTGCTGATCTGGTCGATAGCCTGTCGCAGCTCTGGCAGGCGCTCGTAGTACTCCTGTGCGTTATACCTGTGCCCACCAGAGACAGGCTGTAGGGACTGATGCTCTCCCCTGGGGCCCAGCACCTGGAGAGCAGGACCTGACATgtctggggcagggagggcaggcaaggATGGCACATGGCTCCTGAATGAGGGTCTTTGTTCTGGGGCCACGTCCATCAGAGCATCCTGCTAGTGGCTCCAAGACCAGTAGCAGTGCCTGGAACGCTTTGTGCCCAGGCTCGAATCCCATTCACAGTCACTGTGCTCTGGGTGAGCTGCTTGGGCTGCATCCTCGATGGACCATCCACTGaccagcctggggcagaggctgcctccagcccccTGCTTTTTCCTGCTCCAGAGCTGCCCGGGGAGGAGGGTTTCCCTCCCAGAGATCATGGCTCTCCCTGCCAGAGCTGGGACCTGTCTCCCCATTTGACAAGCCCTGGCATGCATTGGGCTCTCCCCAGCACCAACCCTTGGCGATCCAGGGCCTCCACGTCCTCCACCCGCATGCCAAAGATGAAGAGGTTTTCTTCGCCTGCCTCCTCAGCCATCTCCACATTGGCCCCATCCATGGTACCAATGGTGAGGGCCCCGTTCACCATGAACTTCATGTTGCCAGTACCCGAGGCCTCTGTGCCGGCTGTGGAGATCTGCTGGGAGAGATCTGCTGCCGGGATCACTGCCGGATGCAAGAGAGGTAGGAGTTAATCCTCGGCACACTGTAGGTCCCCACGACCTGAGCCCAGGACAGCAAAACAACCCTGGACATCTGCTAGTGGCCCTGCTGACATCAACCTCAGCCCAAAGAAGCGCGTCTCTGGCGCCAGAGCTAGGCTCAGCCCTGCCACGACCCCATGCAGCTGCTGTCACTCCTGCATGCAGCTGGCTTCCTGCCCTGTGTGGAGCCCTTGGGCCCTTCCTAAGGGAGAGCCAGGTGCCCTGTCATGATAGCCTCTCAGGCCAGCCAGTTTCTGGCTCAGCCGGACCTGCCCAGCTCCTGATTTGTGCTTACACAAGACCAAACGTACCCTTTTCGGCCAAGGATACCCGGTAGTTCTCCAGAAAGATGACCTTGAGCCTGTCCCCCACATAGGGATCGTTGTTGATGACCTCACCGATGGACGTGATGAGTTTGATGATCATCTTGGCCATGTGGTAGCCAGGGGCCGCCTGGGGAAGAGCAGCCCAGAAATGGTGAAGGCTTTTAAGGAAGGGAGAGCATGAGAGGTGCCAGTGCGGGTCCTCACCATGGGGAGAATCTGGGCCTTACCTCTGCTGTTCACATGGATC
This genomic interval from Pelecanus crispus isolate bPelCri1 chromosome 3, bPelCri1.pri, whole genome shotgun sequence contains the following:
- the ABHD12 gene encoding lysophosphatidylserine lipase ABHD12 isoform X2; this encodes MVSMEKTVERRLLDTFRHTGEELPRQAVRVPYFIDLKRPQDQGLNHTCNYYLQPEEDVTIGVWHTVPAALWKNARGKDQLWFEDALGSSHPVILYLHGNAGTRGGDHRVELYKVLSSLGYHVVTFDYRGWGDSIGSPSERGMTYDALHVFDWIKARSGDNPVYIWGHSLGTGVATNLVRRLCERETPPDALILESPFTNIREEARSHPFSVIYRYFPGFDWFFLDPITTSGIKFANDENVKYISCSLLILHAEDDPVVPFQLGKKLYNIAATSRSFRDYKVQFVPFHTDLGYRHKYIYRSPELPRILREFLGKSEHEHHH